One part of the Arachidicoccus terrestris genome encodes these proteins:
- a CDS encoding aldose epimerase family protein, translating into MNKKRYFGLCSIALAMGLISCGTASQKGNNTSDSSKVAITVSDWGSYEGNPVYLYHLNNGHGTRMAISNYGGTITSWRFPDRNADTSEIIIGFDSLSGYLAHPPYFGALIGRYANRIAKGKFALDGKNYQLAVNDGNNHLHGGIKGFDKVLWQVEVPDSNKTTLILHYTSKDGEEGYPGNLQVTVKYELTDDNQLHIIYDATTDKATPVNLTNHSYFNLSGDLARTILDEQLTIHAPGYSPVEDQIPTGMPVSVVGTPFDFNTATAIGARISQVPGGYDHNWALDTTHGAKEPVATLFDSISGRQLDVYTTQPGLQFYSGNFLDGSITARGHAVIKYDGLALETQHFPDSPNEPKFPNTILRPGEHYHEETTYALSIKR; encoded by the coding sequence ATGAATAAAAAACGGTATTTCGGCTTATGTTCTATAGCCTTGGCCATGGGTTTGATTTCCTGCGGAACTGCTAGTCAGAAAGGAAATAACACATCAGATAGTAGTAAGGTAGCTATCACAGTGTCAGACTGGGGCAGCTACGAAGGTAATCCTGTATATTTATACCATTTAAACAATGGACATGGCACAAGAATGGCTATCTCCAACTACGGTGGCACTATTACCTCATGGCGTTTTCCCGATCGAAATGCAGATACCAGTGAGATTATTATCGGTTTTGACAGCCTGAGTGGCTATCTGGCACACCCTCCTTATTTTGGGGCATTGATCGGCAGATATGCCAATCGTATTGCTAAAGGTAAATTTGCGCTGGATGGCAAAAATTATCAATTAGCCGTTAATGATGGTAATAATCATTTGCATGGGGGCATCAAAGGTTTTGATAAGGTCCTCTGGCAGGTTGAAGTGCCAGATAGTAACAAAACTACATTGATTTTGCATTATACCTCTAAAGACGGGGAAGAAGGATATCCTGGCAACCTCCAGGTTACGGTAAAATACGAACTTACTGATGATAATCAATTGCATATCATTTACGACGCAACAACAGATAAGGCAACACCTGTGAACCTGACCAACCATAGTTATTTTAATCTTTCCGGTGATCTCGCCAGAACTATCCTGGACGAGCAGCTCACCATTCATGCGCCCGGTTATTCTCCGGTAGAGGACCAGATCCCGACCGGTATGCCTGTGTCTGTAGTGGGGACTCCCTTTGATTTTAATACGGCAACAGCTATAGGCGCCAGAATCTCTCAGGTGCCGGGCGGATATGATCATAATTGGGCATTGGATACGACTCATGGCGCTAAGGAGCCCGTCGCGACATTGTTCGATAGTATATCGGGAAGGCAATTGGACGTATATACAACTCAACCGGGATTGCAGTTCTATTCTGGCAATTTCCTGGATGGCAGTATTACCGCAAGAGGACACGCCGTGATTAAGTATGATGGTCTGGCACTTGAAACGCAGCATTTTCCCGACAGCCCTAATGAACCTAAGTTCCCGAATACAATTCTCAGACCAGGTGAGCATTACCATGAAGAGACGACCTATGCTTTGTCTATCAAAAGGTAG
- a CDS encoding NUDIX hydrolase, whose protein sequence is MTQYKGQEHYLVAVDCIIFGFDGEHLNLLLIKRGFEPKKGKWSLMGGFVEPQENLDGAAKRILHQLTGLKGVYLEQLKAFGQPKRDPEERTISISYFALIDINQYKEKISDTYSAAWFPLKKHPKLIFDHDRMIDLAKKRLRYKASLHPILFELLPEKFTMPQLQNLYEDVYDTVFDKRNFSRKVLSTSLLIKLKEKDMSASKKGAYYYKLNKKQYIENFHSFLKFIPNPDHLL, encoded by the coding sequence ATGACGCAATACAAAGGACAAGAACATTACCTGGTGGCCGTTGATTGTATTATTTTCGGCTTCGATGGAGAACACCTTAACCTGCTTTTAATTAAAAGAGGGTTCGAGCCCAAAAAAGGTAAATGGTCGCTGATGGGCGGATTTGTTGAACCCCAGGAAAACCTGGATGGCGCTGCAAAAAGAATACTGCATCAGCTGACTGGGTTGAAAGGCGTTTATCTGGAACAACTTAAGGCTTTTGGACAACCCAAAAGAGACCCGGAAGAAAGAACAATCAGTATTTCTTACTTTGCCCTGATCGATATCAATCAGTATAAAGAAAAAATAAGCGATACATATTCTGCGGCCTGGTTCCCACTTAAAAAGCACCCCAAACTCATATTCGATCATGACAGGATGATTGATCTGGCTAAAAAGCGGCTGCGTTATAAGGCGTCCCTACATCCAATTTTATTTGAACTCTTACCGGAGAAATTTACCATGCCCCAACTGCAGAATCTGTATGAGGATGTATATGATACCGTGTTTGATAAAAGGAACTTTAGCAGAAAAGTGCTTTCTACTTCCCTTTTGATAAAGCTGAAAGAGAAAGATATGTCAGCCTCTAAAAAAGGCGCATACTACTATAAGCTAAACAAAAAACAATACATAGAAAACTTCCATTCTTTCCTGAAGTTTATTCCAAACCCTGATCATCTTTTATAG
- a CDS encoding alpha/beta fold hydrolase: protein MIKFKCYSLTYVLFPLVLLLSFGISCKRIAPKLIDKEVYIPVKDNSLYMRLSGNANGPIIVMLHGGPGGTSGFDREFYKDPMEEQYLMAYLDQRGCGKSPREKNDSLITMAQFVADLDAVIDTLHHQYPDQSIHLLGGSWGGTYGFLYLLAHQDKIRSFICVSGKVDGPYENKVLIDHEMALVASELNAMEDTTSATADTLRQIALELKRIANSDFDRFFKDVELLKFKFPKKLGFNAYWYDSVAHNKAVQLGKDSAFYARAHYDMASYDSVTEKGTHVNQVFRNTPAYNRIQLTGRLAEIHVPVAVIGGAEDYVVGPGHANLIYEALTGLNQNQKELHIMAGAAHNVNMEAADAYYPIVKAFLAKHP, encoded by the coding sequence ATGATTAAGTTCAAATGTTACTCCCTGACCTATGTGCTGTTTCCCCTTGTTCTTCTATTAAGCTTCGGCATTTCTTGCAAGCGCATTGCTCCTAAATTGATTGATAAAGAAGTCTATATCCCTGTAAAAGACAATAGCCTGTATATGCGCCTGTCGGGGAATGCAAACGGACCTATTATTGTAATGCTTCATGGCGGACCGGGTGGAACGTCGGGCTTTGACAGGGAGTTTTATAAAGATCCTATGGAGGAGCAATACCTGATGGCTTATCTGGACCAACGGGGTTGCGGTAAATCGCCTAGAGAGAAAAACGACAGTCTTATTACTATGGCGCAATTTGTGGCCGATCTTGATGCGGTGATTGATACATTACATCATCAGTATCCCGATCAATCTATTCATTTACTGGGTGGTTCCTGGGGAGGCACTTATGGTTTTTTATATCTGTTGGCCCATCAGGATAAGATCCGCTCCTTTATCTGTGTGAGTGGTAAAGTGGATGGCCCATATGAAAATAAAGTGCTGATTGACCATGAAATGGCGCTTGTAGCATCAGAACTGAATGCCATGGAAGATACAACTTCTGCCACTGCTGACACTCTTCGCCAGATTGCCCTGGAGTTAAAGCGCATTGCAAATAGCGATTTTGACCGGTTTTTTAAAGATGTTGAACTTCTGAAATTTAAGTTTCCCAAGAAGCTGGGCTTTAATGCTTACTGGTACGATAGCGTCGCGCACAATAAAGCAGTCCAATTGGGAAAAGACAGCGCGTTCTACGCAAGGGCACATTATGATATGGCTAGTTATGATAGTGTCACTGAAAAAGGTACACATGTAAATCAGGTATTCAGAAACACACCGGCATATAATCGTATTCAGTTAACAGGGCGGTTGGCTGAGATCCATGTTCCGGTGGCTGTAATTGGCGGCGCAGAAGATTATGTAGTAGGGCCGGGCCACGCCAATCTTATTTATGAAGCGCTTACGGGGCTAAACCAAAATCAAAAAGAGTTACATATTATGGCTGGCGCTGCCCATAATGTAAATATGGAAGCCGCAGATGCGTACTACCCCATTGTAAAGGCTTTTTTAGCGAAGCATCCTTAA
- a CDS encoding META domain-containing protein, giving the protein MEKGLGFRHSCFLVILLGGWISLSIGCKNTQKAAVGSNRPDKKIQNVDNSHNSRNSLDWAGVYAGKMPCDDCAAINAELTLNADDTYILRYEYEGKSDSTVIKTGTFQWDATGSKISMNLLADTGFTYQVIENGLDQLDQNGQPIEGAASNLSKFRKMDEHKIEEKYWKLTQINGQPVQFKGNKEPHMILKSADSTVRGFAGCNGFGGHFELLPGNRIRFSKLISTMMACPDLSLETSFLKLLEKADNYTQHGDTLYLNKARMAPLAQFVAVYL; this is encoded by the coding sequence ATGGAAAAAGGACTTGGATTTAGACATAGCTGTTTCTTGGTTATCCTGTTAGGTGGATGGATATCGCTGAGCATCGGATGTAAAAATACTCAGAAAGCAGCCGTTGGATCGAATCGCCCAGACAAAAAAATACAGAATGTCGATAATTCCCATAACAGTCGCAATTCTCTGGATTGGGCAGGTGTATATGCCGGAAAAATGCCTTGCGATGACTGCGCCGCCATTAACGCAGAATTAACGCTAAATGCAGACGATACATATATACTTAGATATGAATATGAAGGTAAAAGTGATTCAACAGTTATTAAGACCGGGACATTCCAGTGGGATGCAACAGGTTCTAAAATTTCAATGAATTTATTAGCTGACACCGGATTTACTTATCAGGTTATTGAAAACGGATTGGATCAATTAGATCAAAATGGTCAGCCTATTGAGGGCGCTGCTTCTAATTTGTCTAAATTCAGAAAAATGGATGAACATAAAATTGAGGAGAAATATTGGAAGCTCACCCAAATCAATGGGCAGCCTGTACAGTTTAAGGGAAATAAAGAGCCCCACATGATTTTAAAGTCTGCGGACAGCACTGTCAGGGGTTTTGCCGGTTGCAATGGTTTTGGTGGTCACTTTGAGTTGTTACCAGGTAACCGTATCCGTTTTTCTAAATTAATATCTACCATGATGGCTTGCCCGGACCTGTCTTTAGAAACATCTTTTTTAAAGCTCCTGGAGAAAGCTGATAACTATACACAACATGGAGACACCCTGTATTTAAATAAAGCCAGAATGGCGCCCCTGGCTCAGTTTGTCGCTGTTTATCTCTAA
- a CDS encoding methylated-DNA--[protein]-cysteine S-methyltransferase: MTVNETSSINVRVLNTPLGCMVAAASNTGLILLEFGSLAQIRKDLNKLATQTDREWAVADHPILQQTASELQAYFSGNLKRFTIPLDPYGNTFAQSVWQTLLRIPYGETWTYKKQAEMMKNPLAIRAIAATNGRNPIAIIIPCHRVIGSNGSLTGYAGGLEKKKWLLQLERSNSPVPSGSLF; the protein is encoded by the coding sequence ATGACGGTAAATGAAACTTCCTCTATAAACGTACGCGTTTTAAATACACCTTTGGGATGTATGGTTGCCGCTGCCTCGAATACTGGCCTTATCTTGCTGGAGTTTGGAAGTCTGGCTCAGATCCGGAAGGATTTAAATAAGTTAGCCACCCAGACTGATAGAGAATGGGCGGTGGCCGATCATCCTATTCTTCAACAGACAGCCAGTGAACTACAAGCCTACTTTTCCGGAAACCTGAAGCGCTTTACGATACCGCTGGATCCGTATGGTAATACATTTGCACAATCCGTCTGGCAAACGCTTCTTAGAATTCCCTATGGAGAAACCTGGACCTATAAAAAACAGGCAGAAATGATGAAAAACCCCCTGGCTATTCGGGCGATCGCGGCCACCAATGGCCGTAACCCGATCGCAATCATTATTCCGTGCCACAGAGTGATTGGCAGCAATGGCAGTCTGACGGGTTACGCCGGTGGATTGGAGAAAAAAAAATGGCTGCTTCAGTTGGAGCGGTCCAATAGCCCTGTGCCGTCAGGAAGTCTTTTTTAA
- a CDS encoding DUF2059 domain-containing protein produces MRKFLITLTLLTCFITGALFQGHAQVNDQTPYVGTQSEAAVCELLELTGAKKNMQTMLDAMVITYKKQIPNLSSEYLEALQNTFNYA; encoded by the coding sequence ATGAGAAAATTCCTGATAACCCTGACATTGTTGACATGTTTTATAACAGGCGCCCTATTTCAGGGACATGCACAGGTAAATGACCAGACACCCTATGTAGGTACGCAAAGTGAAGCAGCAGTATGTGAACTGCTCGAACTGACGGGGGCCAAAAAGAATATGCAGACAATGCTTGACGCAATGGTAATTACCTATAAAAAACAAATTCCCAATTTATCCTCTGAGTATCTGGAAGCATTGCAAAACACATTCAATTACGCCTGA
- a CDS encoding NAD(P)-dependent oxidoreductase, translating into MKIVIVGATGFVGKALVKEASDRGLEVTAAARDAGKVPDLPGVKAVSADVKQPQVLKTLFQEQDAVVNAFNAGWQNPNLYQDFMDGCASIQKATHEAGVKRLLVIGGAGSLFIDGQQLVDTPAFPAEWKQGATAARDYLNILVEDKALDWTFVSPAIELVPGKRTAKFRLGADSPVFDQNGKSRISVEDLAVAVINELEEPEHIRQRFTLGY; encoded by the coding sequence ATGAAAATTGTTATTGTCGGCGCCACAGGATTTGTGGGCAAAGCCTTGGTTAAAGAAGCCAGCGATAGAGGCCTGGAGGTTACAGCAGCCGCCAGAGATGCGGGTAAAGTACCTGATCTTCCCGGTGTGAAAGCGGTATCAGCGGATGTAAAACAGCCGCAGGTGTTGAAAACATTGTTTCAGGAGCAGGATGCAGTCGTTAATGCTTTCAATGCCGGCTGGCAAAACCCCAACCTATATCAGGATTTTATGGATGGTTGTGCTTCCATACAAAAGGCAACCCATGAGGCCGGTGTAAAAAGATTACTGGTAATTGGTGGTGCAGGCAGTTTGTTTATAGATGGTCAGCAATTGGTTGACACCCCCGCTTTTCCGGCCGAGTGGAAGCAAGGTGCTACTGCGGCCAGGGACTATCTGAATATATTGGTTGAAGACAAAGCCCTTGACTGGACTTTTGTAAGCCCGGCTATTGAGCTGGTGCCTGGAAAAAGAACGGCGAAGTTTAGACTGGGGGCAGATAGTCCGGTATTTGACCAGAACGGAAAGAGCAGGATTTCGGTAGAAGATTTGGCGGTTGCTGTTATAAACGAGCTTGAAGAGCCCGAACATATCCGACAAAGGTTTACATTGGGATACTGA
- a CDS encoding Rrf2 family transcriptional regulator: MNGRFPIAIHIMTLLSYTQEQLSSDYIAGSLNVNPVLVRKALRDLMAKGLVVSKEGKNGGYLLSRSAATIFLSEVYRSVKPEAILGASRNIPNPDCPVGRQITGQLEQLYQDIERQLEAQLANQSLAEFCNRFK, translated from the coding sequence ATGAACGGCAGGTTTCCTATCGCGATTCATATTATGACGCTGCTCAGTTATACCCAGGAGCAGTTATCCTCGGATTATATTGCCGGTAGTCTGAATGTAAATCCCGTTTTAGTCAGAAAGGCTTTACGGGATTTAATGGCCAAAGGTTTAGTCGTGAGTAAAGAAGGCAAAAACGGGGGCTATTTGTTGAGTCGTAGTGCAGCAACGATCTTCTTATCAGAGGTATACAGGTCGGTAAAACCGGAAGCAATACTGGGAGCTTCCAGGAACATACCGAATCCGGATTGTCCCGTTGGGCGCCAAATAACTGGCCAGTTAGAGCAGCTGTATCAGGATATAGAACGGCAACTGGAAGCCCAGCTGGCAAATCAGTCTTTGGCGGAATTTTGTAACAGGTTTAAATAG
- a CDS encoding DUF2264 domain-containing protein: MQQIATVSTRIKHAILPSLILLLMSSASVMASGFNNSDGTRERVYLVKSLVKIADPVLTALSENKLVERMPVEAVAKGREQYTYLEAFGRLLAGMAPWLELGPDQSKEGRLREKYILLARKCLHNATDPDSPDFMNFNKGSQPVVDAAFLVQALLRAPHQLWDPLDTKTKDNILTALRSTRVITPGNNNWLLFSAMVEAAILKFTGTCEMAPIEKAIDAHMKWYVGDGTYGDGPHYHWDYYNSYVIQPMFLEVLRELLDAKVNPGKYNKIYELVLKRATRYAYIQESLISPEGTYPPLGRSLAYRFGAFQHLSKMALMEHLPEGIQPQEVRAALYTVIKRQLSMKGTFDKDGWLRIGMAGHQRRIAQGYISTGSLYLCSEAFLILGLPENNALWQGPDQEWIGKKVWKGEDISIDHSI; encoded by the coding sequence ATGCAACAAATCGCTACAGTAAGTACCAGAATTAAACATGCGATTCTGCCCAGTCTCATACTGCTGTTAATGAGTTCCGCATCCGTAATGGCTAGTGGCTTCAATAACAGTGATGGGACGAGAGAAAGAGTGTACCTGGTCAAAAGCCTGGTCAAAATTGCTGATCCGGTATTGACAGCACTCAGTGAAAATAAATTAGTTGAACGTATGCCCGTAGAGGCAGTAGCAAAGGGTAGGGAACAATATACCTATTTAGAAGCATTTGGTCGATTGCTGGCAGGCATGGCACCCTGGCTGGAATTAGGCCCGGATCAGTCAAAGGAAGGCCGGCTAAGGGAAAAATATATTTTGCTGGCGCGCAAATGTCTGCACAACGCAACGGATCCAGATAGCCCTGATTTTATGAATTTCAATAAAGGTAGTCAGCCCGTCGTGGATGCTGCTTTTCTCGTGCAGGCATTGCTTCGCGCGCCGCATCAGCTGTGGGATCCATTAGATACCAAAACCAAAGATAATATCCTGACCGCACTTCGGTCAACCCGGGTAATAACACCTGGCAATAATAACTGGCTTCTGTTCAGTGCCATGGTGGAAGCAGCTATTCTTAAATTTACGGGTACCTGCGAAATGGCCCCGATTGAAAAAGCGATAGATGCGCATATGAAATGGTATGTGGGTGACGGAACCTACGGAGATGGCCCCCATTATCATTGGGATTATTATAATTCATACGTAATACAGCCAATGTTTCTGGAAGTATTGCGGGAACTTCTTGATGCAAAAGTAAATCCCGGCAAATACAACAAAATATATGAGTTGGTGCTTAAAAGAGCAACCCGGTATGCTTACATTCAGGAATCTCTGATCTCTCCTGAAGGCACTTATCCGCCACTGGGTCGTTCACTGGCCTACCGCTTTGGCGCTTTTCAGCATTTGTCCAAAATGGCCCTGATGGAACACCTGCCCGAAGGAATTCAACCCCAAGAGGTCCGAGCGGCTTTGTACACTGTGATTAAAAGACAGTTATCCATGAAAGGCACTTTTGATAAAGATGGATGGCTGCGTATCGGTATGGCAGGACACCAAAGAAGAATAGCGCAGGGGTACATTTCGACAGGTAGCCTGTATTTATGTTCAGAAGCATTTTTGATTTTAGGCCTGCCGGAAAATAACGCACTCTGGCAAGGGCCGGATCAGGAATGGATTGGCAAAAAAGTCTGGAAGGGAGAGGATATCTCGATTGATCATTCCATTTGA
- a CDS encoding glycoside hydrolase family 43 protein → MFFKLTLLRKLKYSSLAGIAALLWLLSGQMNALFAQTTKGYGYLYCHMSQKGEYTAYALSRDGIHFQELLDGDPVYDPARLSRIEGGSRDAFIARAGKGNGYVMVVTDMSNHKSHSWHNYGIDLLKSDDLINWSSVSFDFRKGPGIFCDSDSPDFYKDYGAICRVWAPQIIWDARYQWPDGQKGGYMIYYSLLNAKEDRYDRIFYSYADASFTKLTKPRLLIDWGYATIDADIHYIAADRKYHLLIKKEGGTPGIFTSTSGKLTGPYHLPDDKDYINFESSRKVEGPSAFQRIGDSTWRIAYVEYSSRPTKYRLCEADEFMHNFHTPEDIGGDVAGTAQHGSFLVLTKKEYKRLAHWSAVYLKRKKGGSKMR, encoded by the coding sequence ATGTTTTTTAAATTAACACTACTGAGAAAGCTAAAATACAGCAGTTTGGCAGGCATAGCGGCTTTGCTATGGCTGCTGTCGGGTCAGATGAATGCCCTTTTTGCCCAGACGACGAAGGGTTACGGGTATCTATACTGCCATATGAGTCAGAAAGGTGAGTACACGGCATATGCGCTTAGCCGGGATGGCATTCATTTTCAGGAGCTATTGGATGGTGACCCGGTCTACGACCCTGCAAGGCTTTCCAGAATAGAAGGCGGCAGCAGGGATGCTTTTATCGCAAGAGCTGGTAAAGGAAATGGGTATGTGATGGTTGTCACTGATATGTCTAATCACAAAAGCCATAGCTGGCACAACTATGGGATTGATTTACTGAAAAGCGATGATCTGATAAATTGGTCCTCAGTCAGCTTTGATTTTAGAAAAGGGCCAGGCATTTTTTGTGACAGCGATAGCCCTGATTTTTATAAAGATTATGGAGCAATATGCCGGGTATGGGCACCACAGATTATCTGGGATGCCAGGTATCAATGGCCTGACGGCCAGAAAGGTGGATATATGATCTATTATTCACTGCTCAATGCTAAAGAAGACAGATATGACCGGATATTTTATTCGTATGCAGACGCTTCTTTTACTAAGCTAACGAAGCCCCGCTTACTGATAGATTGGGGATATGCGACAATAGATGCCGATATTCATTATATAGCTGCAGACAGAAAGTATCATCTGTTGATAAAAAAGGAGGGTGGGACACCCGGTATCTTTACATCAACATCCGGAAAACTTACCGGGCCTTATCACTTACCCGATGATAAAGATTACATTAATTTTGAAAGCAGCAGGAAAGTAGAGGGCCCATCAGCGTTTCAACGTATAGGAGATTCGACCTGGCGGATCGCTTATGTAGAATACAGTTCCAGGCCGACAAAATACCGGCTCTGTGAGGCAGATGAATTCATGCATAATTTTCACACACCTGAAGATATAGGAGGTGATGTTGCCGGTACGGCGCAGCATGGTTCTTTTTTAGTGCTGACTAAGAAGGAATATAAAAGATTAGCGCACTGGTCGGCTGTATATCTGAAGCGGAAAAAAGGCGGCTCAAAAATGAGATAG
- a CDS encoding amidohydrolase codes for MSEIGNKLNSNAAADNYIIKNVLLETGFIKDATGAFINATETALYNVAVESGKIAKLWTGNAGTTESDIVDAKGFLMLPAFKDMHVHLDKTLYGLPWQAVNTGRRTIYDMIAYEQEIIPELLKTSTKRAEQLIDLMQSYGTTFARTHFNVDPTSGLHSLENLQKALDNLNGRFNAELVAFPQHGVFYTDSAALLKEAAKLDSVRFIGGVDPYGVDRAIKKVLDFTVSLALDNSKGIDIHLHDGGKEGLETVEYLIQKVEENPSLKGNTYISHAFVLGRLDQKTLDRIAESLAAAKIGIVSSIPFAGLVMPVPTLIRHGVQVLAGNDNIQDHWSTFGSGSMLQKANLMAQLYGWSSEYDLSRTLRFATGNVLPLTDQGEHSWPAAGDPAEFVLVNASCSAEAVARIAPVKAFAHKGDINWTMEG; via the coding sequence ATGTCAGAGATAGGCAATAAATTGAATAGTAATGCTGCCGCAGATAACTATATAATAAAAAATGTACTGCTGGAAACAGGGTTTATAAAGGATGCAACAGGAGCGTTTATTAACGCGACCGAAACAGCTTTGTATAATGTTGCCGTAGAAAGCGGAAAAATAGCCAAGTTGTGGACCGGGAATGCCGGCACAACCGAGTCTGATATCGTAGATGCGAAAGGCTTTCTTATGCTACCAGCATTTAAGGATATGCATGTACACCTGGACAAGACGCTGTATGGTCTGCCCTGGCAGGCGGTGAATACCGGGCGAAGGACTATTTATGATATGATCGCCTATGAACAAGAGATCATTCCTGAATTACTCAAGACCTCGACAAAGCGGGCGGAGCAATTGATAGACCTTATGCAAAGTTATGGTACCACGTTTGCCCGCACCCATTTTAATGTTGACCCGACTTCCGGTCTTCACTCTCTGGAAAACCTGCAAAAGGCACTGGACAATTTGAATGGACGTTTTAATGCAGAATTAGTGGCTTTTCCCCAGCACGGGGTCTTTTATACAGATAGTGCAGCGTTGTTAAAAGAAGCAGCCAAGCTGGATAGTGTCAGATTTATCGGTGGCGTGGATCCTTATGGTGTAGACAGGGCCATTAAAAAAGTGCTTGACTTCACTGTTAGCCTCGCACTGGATAACAGTAAGGGGATAGATATACATTTGCATGATGGTGGTAAGGAAGGTTTGGAAACAGTGGAATACCTGATACAGAAGGTAGAAGAGAACCCTTCACTGAAAGGTAATACCTATATCAGTCATGCATTTGTCTTAGGTCGGCTGGATCAAAAAACACTGGACCGGATTGCGGAAAGTCTGGCTGCAGCAAAAATAGGTATCGTTTCCTCAATCCCATTTGCGGGCCTTGTGATGCCGGTCCCGACACTGATACGCCACGGCGTTCAGGTGCTCGCCGGCAATGATAATATCCAGGACCACTGGAGCACATTCGGTTCTGGCAGTATGCTGCAAAAGGCAAATCTAATGGCGCAGCTCTATGGATGGTCGTCGGAGTATGATCTGTCGCGAACCTTAAGATTCGCGACAGGCAATGTGCTGCCACTGACAGACCAAGGGGAGCATAGCTGGCCGGCAGCCGGTGATCCGGCAGAATTTGTACTGGTGAATGCCAGCTGTTCCGCAGAGGCAGTTGCCAGGATTGCACCTGTGAAAGCATTTGCCCATAAAGGCGATATAAACTGGACTATGGAAGGATAA
- a CDS encoding amidohydrolase, with the protein MVKATDKSQAAGLSRKAFIRNAAWTLMGTAVAPSLLKAGVSGTNVMPGMHNGGFTGHYTLKNVRLETGFEYKDGEVVATQTGLFCVEVEGPKILSVAANKPEANAIDAGGKLMLPSFKDMHIHLDKTFYGDKWRAVRRGAGGVKGMIELEQKILPDMLKNSTYKAEKLIELLQSKGSGFARSHVNIEPTSKLLSLKHLQAALENKKQSFGAELVAFPQHGVFYTDSAPYMREAAQSGIDFIGGVDPYTVDGAIEKTMDFTVGLALEFNKGIDIHLHETGDSGLQTVEYLVKKVQENPVLKGKTYLSHCFCLARISKDKQEEMAARLSDAQIGIVSTIPFGGLIMPIPTLLKHKVKVMTGNDSIVDHWSTFGKGSVLEKAHVAAQLYGKRTEFDLSRMLSLATSGPIPLDDKGVQVWPKAGDTADFVLIEASCSAEAIARISPVKSLYYKGNHVF; encoded by the coding sequence ATGGTAAAAGCAACTGATAAATCTCAGGCAGCAGGACTTTCCAGAAAAGCCTTTATCCGCAATGCAGCATGGACCCTGATGGGGACAGCCGTTGCGCCTTCCTTGTTAAAAGCTGGCGTAAGCGGAACGAATGTAATGCCCGGAATGCACAATGGTGGATTTACCGGGCATTATACACTTAAGAATGTTCGTCTGGAAACTGGCTTCGAGTATAAGGACGGAGAGGTAGTGGCGACGCAAACGGGTTTATTTTGCGTGGAAGTAGAAGGCCCGAAAATTCTGTCAGTAGCAGCGAATAAGCCAGAAGCAAACGCCATTGATGCGGGAGGCAAATTGATGCTGCCTTCCTTCAAAGACATGCATATACATTTAGATAAGACCTTTTATGGCGATAAATGGCGTGCAGTCAGAAGAGGAGCAGGCGGCGTCAAGGGTATGATCGAGCTAGAGCAAAAGATCTTGCCCGATATGCTTAAAAATTCCACTTATAAAGCAGAGAAATTAATAGAACTTTTGCAGTCCAAAGGCTCTGGCTTTGCTCGCAGTCATGTAAATATTGAGCCTACTTCTAAGTTGCTGTCTCTTAAACATCTGCAGGCTGCTCTCGAAAACAAAAAGCAAAGCTTTGGTGCCGAATTGGTGGCTTTCCCCCAACACGGCGTTTTCTACACAGATTCCGCACCTTATATGCGGGAAGCCGCTCAGTCTGGAATTGATTTTATCGGTGGTGTAGATCCTTACACCGTAGATGGTGCTATTGAGAAGACCATGGATTTTACAGTGGGACTGGCACTGGAATTTAATAAAGGTATTGATATACATCTCCATGAAACCGGTGATTCCGGATTGCAGACAGTGGAATACCTGGTTAAAAAGGTGCAGGAGAATCCTGTATTAAAAGGGAAAACCTACCTGAGTCATTGTTTTTGCCTGGCCAGAATCAGCAAAGACAAGCAAGAAGAAATGGCCGCCAGGCTCTCTGATGCTCAAATCGGCATTGTTTCGACCATTCCTTTTGGCGGATTGATCATGCCAATCCCCACCTTATTAAAACATAAGGTAAAAGTGATGACGGGCAATGACAGTATTGTGGACCATTGGAGTACCTTTGGAAAAGGCAGTGTGCTGGAGAAGGCGCATGTTGCCGCTCAGTTATATGGTAAAAGGACGGAGTTTGATTTGTCAAGAATGTTATCACTGGCTACTTCGGGGCCTATCCCATTAGATGATAAAGGCGTTCAGGTCTGGCCAAAGGCGGGTGATACGGCAGATTTCGTGCTCATAGAGGCCAGCTGCTCAGCCGAAGCGATTGCCAGGATTTCGCCGGTAAAATCACTCTATTACAAGGGTAATCATGTTTTTTGA